One stretch of Lucilia cuprina isolate Lc7/37 chromosome 6, ASM2204524v1, whole genome shotgun sequence DNA includes these proteins:
- the LOC111691223 gene encoding glycine receptor subunit alpha-2, which translates to MLDRYTNLVFSFGFGVILMCTVLVDMFIHQKWLESRLEISDDIFEEGDDYVTLLPEFFDNLWQPDPYFLNSKIAEIATLTHKFTSVTLYKNKTVRYAARMHAIIACQMEFQLYPMDIQVCPIYIESFSSNNKKVKLRWSDSGVTLNPELKLLQYNLGQPLELEESDGYMPEKVGNFSRLTVYFRFERQIGHHLIQTFAPSSLVVMLSWFSFWLGLDAIPGRVTLLVTCMLTLVTMFTGLRADIPPVAYVKALDLWMAGCMVSVFAALAEFVVVKVLDVQYQYQVNKIPKTLPMVRNKNI; encoded by the exons ATGTTAGACCGTTATACGAATCTGGTATTTTCATTTGGATTTGGTGTCATACTAATGTG taCTGTGCT aGTAGATATGTTTATACATCAAAAATGGTTAGAATCTAGACTAGAAATATCCGATGACATTTTCGAAGAAGGAGACGATTATGTAACATTACTTCCAGAATTTTTTGATAATCTTTGGCAACCTGATCCTTACTTTCTCAATTCAAAAATAGCTG aaattgccACTTTAACCCACAAATTTACCTCGGTgactttgtataaaaataaaaccgtACGATATGCAGCACGTATGCATGCAATTATAGCCTGTCAAATGGAATTTCAATTATATCCCATGGACATACAAGTGTGTCCCATATACATAGAAAGTT TTTCCTCAAACAATAAAAAGGTTAAACTACGTTGGTCCGACTCTGGTGTAACCCTTAATCCTGAACTCAAACTTTTGCAATACAACTTGGGCCAACCGTTGGAACTGGAGGAAAGTGATGGTTATATGCCCGAAAAGGTGGGCAATTTTTCACGTTTAACCGTTTACTTTCGCTTTGAACGTCAAATTGGACATCATCTGATACAAACTTTTGCACCCTCTTCTCTGGTGGTTATGCTGTCTTGGTTTAGCTTTTGGCTGGGTCTCGATGCCATACCGGGAAGAGTTACACTATTGGTTACTTGTATGCTAACACTGGTGACTATGTTTACCGGCTTAAGAGCAGATATACCACCTGTGGCCTATGTTAAG GCTTTAGATTTATGGATGGCCGGTTGTATGGTATCGGTATTTGCGGCCTTAGCTGAATTTGTAGTGGTTAAAGTTTTAGATGTTCAATATCAATATCAGGTTAACAAAATACCCAAAACGTTGCCAATggtaagaaacaaaaatatatga
- the LOC111691207 gene encoding periodic tryptophan protein 2 homolog, which yields MRTVYFSSLEYSADGECILAGGKSHVICIYHVKEAMLLKKFQITQNLSFDGLNEFINRRNLTEFGNMALVEQREELEGGKVAIRLPGVQKGDMAARNFKPEVKVFSVKFSPTGQAFAAACTEGLCIYTLDKGVVFDPFDLSLEVTPKAIKESLKAKNYSKALIMALKLNENNLITLAIESIPYQDIKLICSTLPNQYAHRLLQILAKLLQTSPHVEFYLQWCCCLLFSHGNKDGVFQHTSLLALHESISRKYESLNRICDFNKFTIRSLLNTAHTRNTQNKDKLDQLKSAKDQNDNDDVDEQEEDDDEDMLLIKTSTKETDEFAEESEEEESSEDEAESD from the exons ATGCGAACAGT ATATTTTTCCTCTTTGGAATATTCCGCTGATGGTGAATGCATATTGGCTGGTGGCAAATCCCATGTAATTTGTATATATCACGTTAAGGAAGCCATGctcttgaaaaaatttcaaataacacaAAATCTTAGTTTCGATGGTTTGAAT GAATTTATAAATCGTCGAAATTTAACTGAGTTTGGTAATATGGCTCTGGTGGAGCAAAGAGAAGAGCTAGAGGGTGGTAAGGTGGCCATACGTTTGCCGGGTGTACAAAAAGGCGATATGGCAGCGCGTAATTTTAAACCAGAAGTTAAAGTATTTTCAGTGAAATTTTCACCCACAGGCCAAGCATTTGCTGCAGCCTGTACAGAGGGTTTGTGTATATACACTTTAGATAAGG GAGTTGTTTTTGATCCCTTCGATTTATCTTTGGAGGTTACGCCCAAAGCTATAAAAGAGTCTTTAAAGGCTAAAAACTATTCCAAAGCTTTGATAATGGctttgaaattaaatgaaaataatttaataactttgGCAATAGAATCAATACCCTATCAGGACA TTAAACTTATCTGTTCCACCCTGCCCAATCAATATGCTCATCGTTTATTGCAAATATTGGCAAAACTTTTGCAAACCTCTCCGCATGTAGAATTCTATTTGCAATGGTGTTGCTGTCTACTGTTCAGTCATGGCAATAAAGATGGTGTTTTCCAACACACTTCCCTGTTAGCTTTACATGAATCTATTTCTAGGAAATATGAAAGTCTTAATAGAAT ctgtgattttaataaattcaccATACGTTCTCTATTGAATACGGCGCATACTAGAAATAcgcaaaataaagataaacttGATCAGTTAAAATCTGCTAAAGATCAAAATGATAACGACGATGTTGATGAACAAGAGGAGGATGATGATGAGGATATGTTGCTAATAAAGACTTCGACAAAAGAAACAGATGAGTTTGCTGAAGAAAGCGAAGAAGAGGAAAGTAGTGAGGATGAAGCTGAGAGTgactaa
- the LOC124420939 gene encoding periodic tryptophan protein 2 homolog: MKFSYKFSNLLGTIYRNGNLLFTPDGNSIISPVGNRLTLYDLKNNKASTLSLESLYNYQSLALSPDGSLLLAVNERGQAQLISMVSCTVIHQHKFQHAVKCVAFSPNGAHFAVAMQNLIFIFKAPGEITGEYNPFVLERHYLGGYDDVTCLDWSSDSRFLIVGCRDNSSKVIAIKHMNKFRTFILGGHTDAMVACFFENNSLHANTISRNGQLCLWECSLEPSDIEERTRYEHQDGQQLSLQKKRTKPSGNESAEESEDDVENTVEKRNSNMTGEDNLPENMVDENDIKDEDVKKGHPFYYKKLARHYLADEPRKEHRDAVLTTAHYNRQTKVLVVGFSTGSFYLYELPEVNMIHSLSISDYAISSALFNNTGDWVALASREMGQLLVWEWQSEQYIMKQQGHSSEMACVAYSPDGQYIATGGEDSKVKLWNTQSGFCFVTFSEHTSGVTGVQFSRGKKFLVSCSLDGTVRAFDIIRYRNFRTFTSPTPVQFSCVAMDYSDELVVAGGLDVFELYLWSVKLGTLLEVISGHEGPISSIAFAPVASSSTMVSGSWDKTIKIWNCLENKSEHETIDLLSDVTCVAFSPNGENVAVATLNSNIVVFDVKTASQISTIEGRNDLDSGRLDTDVITAKKNKLGK; the protein is encoded by the exons atgaagttttcttataaa TTTTCCAATTTATTGGGCACAATATATCGTAATGGTAATTTGCTTTTTACACCCGATGGAAATTCCATAATAAGTCCCGTGGGTAATAGATTAACTTTATATGAtcttaaaaa CAACAAAGCCTCTACCCTGTCCTTGGAATCACTGTATAATTATCAAAGTTTGGCCTTGTCTCCCGATGGCAGTTTGTTGTTGGCTGTCAATGAGCGTGGACAAGCCCAGCTTATAAGTATGGTATCATGTACCGTGATACATCAGCATAAATTTCAACATGCCGTCAAGTGTGTGGCCTTTAGTCCTAATGGTGCCCATTTTGCTGTGGCtatgcaaaatttgatatttatttttaaagctcCTGGTGAGATAACTGGTGAATATAATCCTTTTGTTTTGGAACGTCACTATTTGGGTGGTTATGATGATGTTACTTGCCTCGATTGGTCTTCAGACTCGCGTTTTCTCATAGTAGGCTGTCGTGATAATTCGTCTAAAGTTATAGCCATAAAACATATGAATAAATTCCGTACCTTCATTCTGGGCGGTCATACAGATGCCATGGTGGCTTGTTTCTTTGAAAACAATAGCTTACATGCCAATACTATCAGTCGTAACGGTCAGTTGTGTTTGTGGGAATGTAGTTTGGAACCTTCTGATATAGAAGAAAGAACACGTTACGAACACCAGGATGGACAACAATTATCCTTGCAAAAGAAAAGAACTAAACCCTCAGGCAATGAATCAGCTGAAGAATCTGAAGATGATGTAGAAAATACAGTGGAAAAACGTAATAGTAATATGACTGGTGAAGACAATTTACCCGAGAATATGGTAGATGAGAATGACATTAAAGATGAAGATGTTAAGAAAGGACATccgttttattataaaaaattggcCCGTCACTATTTGGCCGATGAACCACGTAAAGAACATCGTGATGCTGTCTTGACTACTGCTCATTATAATCGACAAACTAAGGTTTTGGTGGTGGGTTTTAGCACCGGCTCCTTTTATCTCTACGAATTGCCTGAGGTTAATATGATACATTCTTTAAGTATATCAGATTATGCCATTTCCTCGGCTTTGTTTAACAACACCGGCGATTGGGTGGCCTTGGCATCTAGGGAAATGGGTCAATTGTTGGTTTGGGAATGGCAGTCAGAGCAATATATTATGAAACAGCAGGGTCATAGCAGTGAAATGGCTTGTGTAGCCTATTCTCCCGATGGTCAGTATATAGCCACCGGTGGTGAAGattcaaaagtaaaattatgGAACACTCAAAGTGGTTTCTGTTTTGTTACGTTCTCCGAACACACTAGCGGTGTGACTGGTGTACAATTCAGTCGTGGTAAAAAGTTTTTGGTTAGTTGTTCTTTGGATGGTACTGTAAGGGCTTTTGATATAATACG TTACCGTAACTTCCGTACCTTTACCTCTCCCACCCCTGTGCAATTTTCCTGTGTCGCCATGGATTACTCCGATGAATTAGTAGTGGCTGGCGGTTTAGATGTTTTTGAGTTGTATTTATGGTCGGTTAAATTGGGTACTTTATTAGAGGTAATCAGTGGCCATGAGGGTCCTATTTCTTCTATTGCCTTTGCTCCTGTGGCTTCTTCTTCAACGATGGTTTCTGGCTCTTGGgataaaaccattaaaatttgGAATTGTTTGGAAAATAAATCAGAACATGAAACTATTGATTTACTATCTGATGTTACCTGTGTGGCTTTTAGTCCTAATggagaaaat gtGGCTGTGGCTACTTTAAATAGCAATATTGTGGTATTCGATGTTAAAACTGCCTCACAGATAAGCACTATAGAGGGACGCAATGATTTGGATAGTGGTCGTTTGGATACGGATGTTATTACCGCCAAAAAGAATAAATTGGGAAAGTAA
- the LOC111691234 gene encoding nucleoporin Nup37: protein MRTTTPPTQMLNFAEQINCFDICQTDFASNLICIAAEKKLILGLVRFPEESESEQFEWERLKDIYHETRCHAICFAPETSLVAIPKTVTFCAAGADFLLRVYRTDMQNTDTVQTLKAHTNYVNDIAWDCEGEFLASVSDDHSCKIWSLESHYENVITFCLSSAGMSVKWHPEEPHKVLVAEKKGVVHMYNVKSQQAIVSLETPKSPLMSADWSLNNCHFITALAAGEIITWDLSRRPCSPSDVRQIHEDGGRAVRMSPTSEYVVASVGRPDITIKVYSTKTSVPLLEAPLKLFAGLCWHHRLPYVAAAYDRKLCFWKVQFK from the exons ATGAGAACTACCACGCCACCCACACAAATGCTTAATTTTGCTGAGCAAATCAATTGTTTTGATATTTGCCAAACAGACTTCGCCTCTAACCTCATTTGTATAGCGGCCGAGAAAAAGCTTATTTTGGGTTTAGTAAGATTTCCT gaaGAATCCGAAAGTGAACAATTTGAATGGGAACGTTTAAAAGACATATACCATGAAACTCGCTGTCATGCCATATGCTTTGCACCCGAAACCTCTCTAGTGGCCATACCCAAAACGGTGACCTTTTGTGCTGCCGGTGCTGATTTTCTATTGCGAGTTTATCGCACCGATATGCAAAATACCGATACTGTACAAACTTTAAAAGCTCATACGAATTATGTCAACGATATTGCCTGGGATTGTGAAGGTGAGTTTTTAGCTTCTGTTAGTGATGATCACAGCTGTAAAATCTGGAGTCTGGAATCACATTATGAAAATGTTATAACATTTTGCCTATCATCGGCTGGCATGTCGGTGAAATGGCATCCTGAAGAGCCGCACAAAGTTTTGGTGGCCGAAAAGAAGGGCGTTGTGCATATGTATAATGTAAAATCACAACAGGCTATCGTTTCGCTGGAGACACCCAAATCTCCCCTTATGTCCGCCGACTGGTCTTTAAATAATTGCCATTTTATAACAGCCTTAGCTGCAGGAGAGATTATCACTTGGGATTTATCTAGACGTCCCTGTTCACCCTCCGATGTTAGACAAATCCATGAAGATGGTGGGCGTGCTGTACGAATGTCTCCCACCTCAGAATATGTGGTAGCTAGTGTGGGTCGTCCTGATATTACCATAAAAGTGTACTCTACCAAAACCTCAGTGCCTTTATTAGAGGctcctttaaaattatttgctgGCTTGTGTTGGCATCATCGCTTGCCTTATGTGGCAGCCGCCTATGATCGTAAGTTGTGTTTTTGGAAAGTacaatttaaatag
- the LOC111691233 gene encoding cysteine--tRNA ligase, cytoplasmic — protein sequence MAKRQQPSWQVPAVGEKQKLRLFNSLTRQKEEFVPLDGNNVTWYSCGPTVYDASHMGHARSYISFDILRRVLSDYFGYNILYVMNITDIDDKIIKRARQNYLFDRYAEKSKSAPLAELLQDQAEVLALFQETCAKNTDADKKIMLDKLFVRMNDAVEALTKAVAGGKTEDIAKARDVYLQEAKDPISNWLDSKEGASVNDNAIFESLPRYWEDQFHNDMKSLNILPPDVLTRVSEYVPQIISFIQRIIDNGLAYAANGSVYFDVNGFDNKDKHFYAKLVPEAYGDTKSLQEGEGDLSVGEERLTEKRSPNDFALWKASKAGEPWWDSPWGKGRPGWHIECSAMASDVFGPTFDIHTGGVDLKFPHHDNELAQSEAAFDEAEWVKYFLHTGHLTIAGCKMSKSLKNFVTIQQALQKHTPCQLRLAFLLHSWKDTLDYSENTMEMAIQYERFLNEFFLNVKDLTRHVTSEEPRRQFDAWTQVEATLQRKYNEIQTAVHNALCDNVDTRSALDSIRDLVSAANIYIRDNKGRLNSILLRKIASYITDLLHIFGAIAGPRGGIGFPVGSNSADGNIDLESTVLPYVEAAAVFRNQVREHAKTLKANEILTLCDQLRDDVLPQLGVRLEDKDGGKFAVKLVDRETLLKERESKKAAEAERLAEKERKKQAAAEAAAAKEAQRKVNPKEMFLKETDKYSQFDENGLPTHDKEGKEVSKGQLKKLQKLQAQQEQRYKEYLASVNGA from the exons ATGGCCAAACGTCAACAGCCTTCGTGGCAGGTACCCGCAGTCggcgaaaaacaaaaattgcgtTTATTCAACAGTTTGACTAGGCAAAAAGAAGAATTTGTGCCACTGGATGGTAACAATGTAACCTGGTATAGTTGTGGACCCACGGTCTATGATGCCTCACACATGGGTCATGCTAG ATCTTATATATCTTTTGATATTCTGCGGCGTGTTTTGTCCGATTATTTTGGTTATAATATTCTATATGTGATGAATATAACCGATATAGATGATAAAATCATAAAACGTGCcagacaaaattatttatttgatcgATATGCTGAAAAATCCAAGAGCGCCCCTTTAGCGGAGCTTTTGCAAGATCAGGCGGAAGTTTTGGCTTTATTTCAGGAAACTTGTGCTAAAAATACTGATGCCGATAAGAAAATAATGTTGGATAAATTATTTGTGCGCATGAATGATGCTGTAGAAGCTTTAACGAAAGCAGTGGCTGGTGGTAAAACCGAAGATATTGCTAAGGCACGTGATGTGTATTTGCAAGAGGCCAAAGATCCCATTTCTAATTGGTTAGATTCTAAAGAAGGTGCTTCGGTTAACGATAATGCTATATTTGAGTCTTTGCCTCGCTACTGGGAGGATCAATTTCATAATGATATGAAATCTTTGAAT atcTTACCACCCGATGTTTTGACTCGTGTTTCAGAGTATGTGCCCCAAATTATAAGCTTTATCCAGCGTATTATTGATAATGGCTTAGCCTATGCTGCCAATGGTTCGGTTTATTTTGATGTCAATGGCTTCGACAATAAAGATAAACacttttatgcaaaattagTGCCCGAAGCTTATGGTGACACTAAGTCCTTACAAGAGGGTGAGGGCGATTTGTCGGTGGGTGAAGAACGTTTAACGGAAAAACGTTCACCTAATGATTTTGCCTTGTGGAAGGCTAGTAAAGCTGGTGAACCCTGGTGGGATAGTCCCTGGGGTAAAGGACGTCCTGGCTGGCATATAGAATGCTCTGCCATGGCCTCCGATGTATTTGGTCCCACATTTGATATACATACCGGTGGTGTAGATCTTAAATTTCCCCATCATGACAATGAATTGGCACAATCGGAGGCTGCTTTCGATGAGGCAGAATGGGTGAAGTATTTCTTGCATACAGGACATTTGACAATTGCCGGctgtaaaatgtcaaaatctcTAAAGAATTTTGTTACCATACAACAGGCTTTACAAAAGCATACACCCTGTCAGTTGCGTTTGGCATTTTTATTGCATTCCTGGAAGGATACTCTAGACTATTCGGAGAATACCATGGAAATGGCCATACAATATGAAAGATTCTTAAAT GAATTCTTCCTTAATGTTAAAGACTTAACACGTCATGTCACTTCCGAAGAACCCAGAAGACAATTTGATGCTTGGACTCAGGTGGAGGCTACACTGCAAAGAAAATACAATGAAATACAAACTGCCGTACACAATGCCTTATGTG atAATGTTGATACTCGTAGTGCTTTAGATTCTATCCGAGATTTAGTATCTGCCGCCAATATTTATATACGTGACAATAAGGGCCgtttaaatagtattttattgCGTAAAATTGCCTCTTACATTACTGACTTGCTGCACATATTTGGTGCTATTGCTGGTCCTCGTGGTGGTATTGGTTTTCCTGTTGGTTCGAATTCTGCTGATGGTAATATTGATCTTGAATCTACTGTTTTGCCTTATGTGGAAGCAGCAGCTGTTTTCCGTAATCAAGTACGCGAACACGCTAAAACTTTGAAAGctaatgaaattttaactttatgcGATCAATTGCGTGACGATGTCTTACCCCAATTGGGTGTACGTTTAGAAGATAAAGATGGTGGTAAATTTGCAGTAAAACTGGTGGATCGTGAAACTTTGCTAAAGGAAAGGGAGAGTAAAAAGGCAGCCGAAGCAGAACGTTTAGCGGAAAAGGAACGTAAGAAGCAGGCGGCAGCTGAAGCGGCTGCAGCTAAGGAAGCACAACGTAAAGTTAATCCCaaggaaatgtttttaaaagaaaccgACAAGTATTCGCAATTTGATGAAAAT gGCCTACCCACTCACGACAAAGAAGGCAAGGAGGTTAGCAAGGGTCaactgaaaaaattacaaaaattgcaGGCTCAACAGGAACAGCGTTATAAGGAATACTTAGCCTCAGTAAATGGAGCTTAA
- the LOC111691232 gene encoding GDP-fucose protein O-fucosyltransferase 1 — translation MLKYLVFFLILAKVSTGVEYLEDENGYLAYCPCMGRFGNQADHFLGSLAFAKALNRSLILPPWVEYRRGEMRSLQVPFNNYFSVEALKNYHRVILMEDFMKHLAPKLWPVEKRVSFCYMERKSLQNKGNTIPGCHAKEGNPFGPFWDTFAIDFSSSEFYGPLHFDVHHSNMPERWNERYPASQWPVLAFTGAPASYPVQNENRLLQQYLKWNHKFRTLAADFIKNSLPKGAFIGIHLRNGIDWVRACEHVKDSQQLFASPQCLGYNNEKGSLYPELCMPSKELIVRQIKRLIKNVKQDQPKNEVRSVFVASDNNHMLPELNAALQRMNITVHRLPEDNPHLDLAILGQSNHFIGNCISSFTAFVKRERDISGFPSYFWAYPNEKERQHSRVHEEL, via the exons ATGCTGAAGTATTTagtgtttttcttaattcttgCCAAAGTCTCCACTGGAGTTGAGTATTTGGAAGATGAAAATGGTTATTTAGCCTATTGTCCCTGTATGG GACGTTTTGGTAATCAGGCTGATCATTTTTTGGGTTCTTTAGCTTTTGCCAAAGCTCTAAATCGTTCTCTTATATTGCCACCTTGGGTAGAATATCGTCGTGGTGAAATGCGTTCTTTACAGGTGCCCTTTAACAATTACTTCTCGGTGGAAGCTTTAAAAAACTATCATCGTGTTATTTTAATGGAAGATTTTATGAAACACTTGGCTCCCAAGCTTTGGCCCGTAGAGAAAAGAGTGTCTTTTTGTTATATGGAACGTAAAAGTTTGCAAAATAAAGGTAATACCATACCAGGTTGTCATGCTAAGGAAGGTAATCCCTTTGGACCATTTTGGGATACCTTTGCTATAGATTTTAGCAGTTCCGAATTCTATGGTCCTCTACACTTTGATGTTCATCACAGTAATATGCCCGAAAGATGGAATGAACGTTATCCAGCCTCACAATGGCCAGTATTAGCTTTTACGGGTGCTCCGGCCAGTTATCCAGTGCAAAATGAAAATCGCCTATTGCAGCAATATTTAAAATGGAATCATAAATTTCGCACATTGGCAgcagattttattaaaaattccctacCCAAAGGGGCGTTTATAGGTATACATCTGCGCAATGGCATAGATTGGGTGAGAGCGTGTGAACATGTTAAGGATAGTCAGCAATTGTTCGCTTCACCCCAATGTTTGGGTTATAACAATGAAAAGGGTTCTCTCTATCCAGAATTGTGTATGCCCTCTAAAGAGTTAATTGTGCGTCAAATAAAGAgacttataaaaaatgttaaacaagaTCAGCCTAAAAATGAAGTACGTTCCGTATTTGTGGCCTCCGATAATAATCATATGTTGCCAGAACTAAATGCAGCCTTGCAACGTATGAACATAACGGTACATCGTCTACCCGAGGATAATCCTCATTTAGATTTAGCCATTTTAGGACAATCAAATCATTTCATTGGTAACTGCATATCCTCGTTTACTGCGTTCGTTAAAAGAGAACGTGATATAAGTGGTTTCCCTTCATACTTTTGGGCCTATCCCAATGAAAAGGAACGACAACATTCCCGCGTTCATGAAGAACTTTAA
- the LOC111691231 gene encoding eukaryotic translation initiation factor 3 subunit M yields the protein MNSPPVFIDLSMDEQVQELRKYFKNLGAEISSEKSSKGVEDDLHKIIGVCDVCFKDGEPQQIDCILNSIVSIMITIPLDRGENIILAYCEKMTKATNVPLTKVCLQSLWRLFNNLDTSSPLRYHVYYHLVQVAKQCDQVLEVFTGVDQLKSQFANCPPSAEQMQKLYRLLHDVTKDTNLELSAKVMIELLGTYTADNACVAREDAMKCIVTALADPNTFLLDPLLALKPVRFLEGDLIHDLLSIFVSDKLPSYIQFYEDHKEFVNSQGLNHEQNMKKMRLLTFMQLAESNPEMSFETLTKELQISEDEVEAFVIEVLKTKLVRARLDQANRKVHISSTMHRTFGAPQWEQLRDLLHAWKDNLSAVREGLTQVSSVQLDLARSQKLVH from the exons atgaattcTCCACcagtttttatagatttatcCATGGATGAACAG GTCCAAGAATTgagaaaatatttcaagaatTTGGGTGCTGAAATCTCGTCGGAAAAATCCAGCAAAGGTGTAGAAGATGATTTACACAAAATCATTGGTGTGTGTGATGTTTGCTTTAAGGATGGTGAGCCCCAACAGATTGATTGCATACTCAACAGTATTGTATCCATAATGATTACG ATTCCCTTGGATCGTGGTGAAAACATTATTTTGGCTTATTGTGAGAAAATGACTAAAGCTACCAATGTTCCTTTGACAAAAGTGTGTTTGCAGTCCTTGTGgcgtttgtttaataatttagaCACTTCCTCACCCTTGCGCTATCATGTTTACTATCATTTGGTTCAAGTGGCTAAGCAGTGTGATCAAGTTTTGGAAGTTTTCACTGGTGTTGATCAATTGAAATCGCAATTTGCCAACTGTCCACCCTCAGCTGAGCAAATGCAAAAACTCTACCGTTTGTTGCACGATGTCACCAAGGATACCAATTTGGAGTTGTCCGCCAAGGTAATGATTGAACTTTTGGGCACCTATACCGCTGACAATGCCTGTGTGGCCCGTGAGGATGCCATGAAATGTATTGTTACCGCCTTGGCCGATCCCAATACATTCCTTTTAGATCCCTTGTTGGCTTTGAAACCTGTACGCTTTTTGGAAGGCGATTTAATTCACGACTTATTGTCCATTTTCGTATCCGACAAATTGCCCTCCTATATACAATTCTACGAAGACCACAAGGAATTTGTTAATTCACAGGGCCTGAACCACGAACAGAACATGAAGAAAATGCGTTTGTTAACCTTTATGCAATTGGCCGAAAGCAATCCCGAAATGAGTTTTGAAACCTTGACCAAGGAATTGCAAATTTCCGAAGATGAAGTGGAGGCCTTTGTTATTGAGGTATTAAAGACAAAATTGGTACGTGCTCGCCTCGATCAAGCCAATCGCAAAGTGCATATCTCCTCCACCATGCATCGTACATTTGGTGCTCCTCAATGGGAACAATTGAGAGATTTATTGCATGCCTGGAAGGATAACTTAAGTGCGGTACGTGAAGGTCTTACTCAGGTGTCATCGGTACAATTGGATTTGGCTCGTAGTCAAAAATTGGTGCATTAG
- the LOC111691221 gene encoding alpha N-terminal protein methyltransferase 1, whose protein sequence is MQEITTSEIASTQLTQQEKNGETQKPQKEFYTKAQQYWSEVPATVNGMLGGLGYINAIDVQGSNAFLRELKIKDAHKKYALDCGAGIGRVSKNLLMPMFGKVDMVEQDPTFAAKAKDYCTADSGCTLGYPNRLGEIHNMGLQQFVPPAQKYDLVWSQWVLGHLTDDDLLAFFRRIHMTLRPEGHFVLKENVTKTKEVVKDETDSSVTRPLKTYEMLLKQAGFRIVKMSQQKSFPKGLFPVYMIACRPVLVQ, encoded by the coding sequence ATGCAGGAAATAACTACATCCGAAATAGCAAGTACCCAATTAACACAACAGGAAAAAAATGGCGAAACTCAAAAACCTCAAAAGGAATTCTACACTAAGGCACAGCAATATTGGTCAGAGGTACCTGCCACTGTAAATGGCATGCTGGGCGGTCTAGGCTATATAAATGCCATTGATGTCCAGGGCTCAAATGCTTTCCTGCGTgaacttaaaattaaagatGCCCACAAGAAGTATGCTTTGGACTGTGGTGCGGGCATAGGACGCGTatcgaaaaatttacttatGCCTATGTTTGGAAAAGTCGATATGGTTGAACAGGATCCCACGTTTGCTGCAAAAGCTAAAGATTATTGTACTGCAGATAGCGGCTGTACATTGGGTTATCCCAATCGTTTAGGTGAAATACACAATATGGGTTTGCAACAATTTGTGCCGCCAGCGCAAAAATACGATTTAGTGTGGTCTCAGTGGGTTTTGGGTCATCTAACCGATGATGATTTGTTGGCGTTTTTCAGACGTATACACATGACCTTAAGACCGGAGGGACATTTTGTACTTAaagaaaatgtaacaaaaaccAAAGAAGTGGTTAAGGATGAGACAGATTCCTCGGTAACACGTCCCCTAAAAACTTATGAAATGCTATTGAAACAAGCTGGCTTCCGCATAGTAAAAATGAGCCAACAGAAAAGTTTTCCTAAAGGTCTATTCCCAGTCTATATGATAGCGTGTCGTCCAGTGTTGGTGCAATAA